From a single Phacochoerus africanus isolate WHEZ1 chromosome 11, ROS_Pafr_v1, whole genome shotgun sequence genomic region:
- the LOC125111858 gene encoding olfactory receptor 52A1-like, which produces MSMSNVTILTPSVLTLIGIPGLESVQSWIGIPLCAMYLTAVLGNSWLLSIIRSERSLREPMYMFLGMLGATDIALSTSVVPKMLGIFWFHVSEIYFDACLLQMWLIHTFQCTESGILLAMALDRYVAICSPLRHAAIFTQQLVTQIGAAVTLRAAILVAPCLVLIKCRLHLYHTTVISHSYCEHMAIVKLAAGNVRVNKIYGLFVAFTVAGCDLTVITLSYVQIFVAVFRLPQKEARLKAVHTCVPHICIFLQFYLLAFFSFFTHRFGGRIPPYIHILVSSIYLVVPPCLNPLVYGAKTKQIRIHVLKLFS; this is translated from the coding sequence ATGTCCATGTCCAACGTCACGATCCTCACGCCCTCTGTGTTGACACTGATAGGGATCCCAGGCCTGGAGTCTGTGCAGAGCTGGATCGGGATTCCACTCTGTGCCATGTATCTCACTGCTGTGCTGGGAAATTCCTGGCTTCTGAGCATCATCAGGTCAGAACGCAGCCTCCGTGAGCCCATGTACATGTTCCTGGGCATGCTGGGAGCCACGGACATCGCACTTAGTACCAGCGTTGTGCCCAAGATGCTTGGGATCTTCTGGTTTCATGTCTCAGAGATTTATTTTGATGCCTGCTTGCTTCAGATGTGGCTCATCCACACATTTCAGTGTACCGAGTCAGGCATCCTGCTGGCCATGGCCCtggaccgctatgtggccatctgttcTCCCCTGAGACATGCTGCCATCTTTACCCAGCAGCTAGTCACTCAGATTGGGGCTGCGGTAACACTCAGGGCTGCCATTCTTGTAGCCCCCTGCCTCGTCCTGATAAAGTGTCGACTGCACCTTTATCATACCACTGTCATCTCCCACTCCTACTGTGAGCACATGGCCATTGTGAAGCTGGCTGCAGGAAACGTCCGAGTCAACAAAATCTACGGTCTGTTTGTGGCCTTCACTGTTGCAGGGTGTGACCTCACCGTCATCACTCTGTCCTATGTCCAAATATTCGTGGCAGTGTTCCGTCTGCCCCAGAAGGAGGCCAGGCTGAAAGCGGTCCACACTTGCGTCCCTCACATCTGCATCTTCCTGCAGTTCTACCTCCtcgctttcttctccttcttcacaCACAGGTTTGGGGGGCGCATCCCCCCTTACATCCACATCCTCGTCTCCAGCATCTACTTGGTGGTCCCTCCGTGCCTCAATCCGCTTGTCTATGGGGCAAAGACCAAGCAGATCCGCATCCATGTGCTAAAACTGTTTTCATAA